The following coding sequences lie in one Mycobacterium gordonae genomic window:
- a CDS encoding MerR family transcriptional regulator: MTVRSGDAEPPSDQGVYGISVAAELSGVAVQSLRLYERYGLVTPARSDGGTRRYSADDLARLRRISALVEAGVNLAGIARILSLEDDNAELSAANSDLRSANRSLRGAVKQAAAEENPKNPARKSAARKG; the protein is encoded by the coding sequence ATGACCGTTCGTTCTGGCGACGCAGAACCGCCGTCTGATCAGGGCGTGTACGGGATCTCGGTCGCCGCTGAACTCTCTGGCGTCGCAGTGCAGTCACTACGCCTCTACGAGCGGTACGGGCTTGTCACGCCCGCCCGCAGTGACGGGGGGACGCGGCGCTACAGCGCCGACGATTTGGCTCGACTGCGACGCATCAGCGCACTGGTAGAGGCGGGGGTCAACCTCGCCGGTATCGCCCGCATCCTCAGCCTCGAGGATGACAACGCTGAATTGTCGGCTGCCAACAGCGACCTTCGATCGGCAAACCGATCACTGCGGGGTGCCGTCAAACAGGCTGCTGCAGAGGAGAACCCGAAGAATCCAGCGCGAAAGTCCGCGGCCCGCAAGGGTTAG
- a CDS encoding Hsp20/alpha crystallin family protein — protein sequence MLMRTDPFRELDRFAQQVLGTAARPAVMPMDAWRVGEEFVVEFDLPGIEADSLDIDIERNVVTVRAERPGADPNREMLAAERPRGVFSRQLVLGDNLDTDRITASYREGVLRLRVPVAEKAKPRKITVGRSESREAVNA from the coding sequence ATGCTGATGCGTACCGACCCGTTCCGTGAACTGGACCGTTTCGCCCAGCAAGTGCTCGGGACAGCCGCACGGCCGGCCGTGATGCCGATGGACGCGTGGCGCGTAGGGGAAGAATTCGTCGTCGAATTCGACCTGCCGGGCATTGAAGCCGATTCGCTGGACATCGACATCGAACGCAACGTGGTCACAGTTCGAGCCGAACGGCCGGGGGCAGACCCCAATCGGGAGATGCTGGCCGCTGAACGGCCTCGCGGAGTGTTCAGCCGCCAGTTGGTGCTCGGCGACAATCTCGACACCGATCGGATTACCGCCTCGTACCGCGAAGGAGTCCTGCGATTGCGGGTTCCGGTGGCCGAGAAGGCGAAGCCCCGCAAGATCACCGTCGGCCGCAGTGAGAGCCGCGAAGCCGTCAATGCCTGA
- a CDS encoding PAS and ANTAR domain-containing protein — protein sequence MTWHLDGQTTAVEEALAGGAPQRVGSFRFYFADQRWEWSEQVQQMHGYAPGSVTPTTELVLSHKHPDDRGQVAATIDDILHTHNAFSTRHLIIDTGGQVHHVVVVGDRIVDDGGAVVGTHGFYVDVSTSPDQDVVTERLAEIAENRAGIEQAKGMLMLVYGIDGDAAFNLLKWLSQESNIKLRPLAEQIAEDFRTVRHAVTAQPEFDQLLLTAHTRVSVP from the coding sequence ATGACCTGGCATCTCGACGGCCAAACCACCGCGGTCGAAGAAGCCCTGGCCGGCGGGGCTCCACAGCGGGTGGGCTCGTTTCGGTTCTACTTCGCCGACCAACGCTGGGAGTGGTCAGAACAAGTCCAGCAGATGCACGGGTACGCGCCCGGCAGCGTCACGCCGACCACCGAACTCGTGCTCTCCCATAAGCATCCCGATGATCGTGGTCAGGTCGCGGCGACCATCGACGACATCCTGCACACCCACAATGCCTTCAGCACTCGCCACCTCATCATCGACACCGGCGGCCAGGTCCACCACGTGGTGGTGGTCGGCGACCGTATCGTCGACGATGGCGGGGCTGTGGTCGGCACGCATGGTTTCTACGTCGACGTCTCGACGTCGCCGGATCAAGACGTCGTCACCGAACGGCTGGCGGAGATCGCCGAGAACCGGGCCGGGATCGAGCAGGCCAAAGGCATGCTGATGCTGGTTTACGGCATCGACGGTGACGCGGCGTTCAACCTTCTCAAGTGGCTGTCCCAGGAATCCAACATCAAGCTGCGGCCGCTGGCCGAGCAGATTGCCGAGGATTTCCGGACTGTTCGGCACGCCGTTACAGCGCAGCCGGAGTTCGATCAATTGCTGCTGACAGCGCATACGCGCGTGTCGGTGCCTTAG
- a CDS encoding universal stress protein yields the protein MTAASTGTDGSLGVLVGVDGSPASNAAVVWAARDAELKNLQLTVVHIVNTDVATWPPMPYPETWGVWQEDEGRKVLAEAVKIAEEAVLTDRKLNIKTDLVHSTPVSAMIEMSKDAAILVLGSAGRGAVARLLLGSVSASLVRHASCPVAIIHDEDPLMPHPLSAPVLLGVDGSPASEAATAVAFDEASRRGVELIALHAWNDLEVVELPGLDWDKVKAQAEVTLAERLAGWQESYPDVRVCRVVVCDRPARQLVERSESAQLVVVGSHGRSALSGMLLGSVSNAVVHSARMPVIVVRA from the coding sequence ATGACCGCAGCATCAACAGGAACGGACGGGAGCCTCGGCGTCCTCGTCGGTGTGGACGGCTCACCCGCCTCCAACGCTGCTGTCGTCTGGGCGGCGCGGGACGCCGAACTGAAGAACCTCCAACTGACCGTCGTGCACATCGTGAACACCGACGTGGCGACGTGGCCACCGATGCCATACCCGGAGACCTGGGGGGTTTGGCAGGAGGATGAGGGTCGCAAGGTGTTGGCCGAGGCGGTCAAGATCGCCGAAGAGGCGGTGTTGACCGACCGCAAGCTGAACATCAAAACCGATCTTGTGCACTCCACCCCGGTGTCCGCGATGATCGAAATGTCCAAGGACGCGGCCATTTTGGTACTCGGATCGGCCGGCCGGGGAGCGGTCGCGCGATTGTTGCTCGGTTCGGTGAGCGCAAGCCTGGTTCGTCATGCAAGTTGCCCGGTAGCGATCATCCACGACGAGGATCCGTTGATGCCGCACCCGCTGAGCGCCCCGGTGCTGCTGGGCGTCGACGGATCACCGGCTTCCGAGGCTGCCACCGCGGTGGCGTTCGATGAGGCATCGCGCCGAGGTGTCGAGTTGATCGCACTGCACGCGTGGAATGATCTCGAAGTGGTTGAGCTACCCGGCTTGGACTGGGACAAGGTGAAGGCGCAAGCCGAAGTCACTCTGGCCGAGCGCCTGGCAGGTTGGCAGGAGAGCTATCCCGACGTGAGGGTCTGCCGCGTGGTGGTGTGCGATCGACCGGCGCGCCAGCTCGTCGAGCGCTCCGAGTCGGCGCAACTCGTCGTCGTCGGCAGCCATGGTCGCAGTGCCCTTTCCGGCATGCTTCTCGGCTCGGTCAGCAACGCGGTCGTGCACTCGGCCCGGATGCCGGTGATCGTCGTACGCGCCTAG
- the fdxA gene encoding ferredoxin: MTHVIGKECLDVAEKSCVQECPVDCIYEGARTMYINPEECVDCGACKPACRLDAIHWEGDLPDDELQFLADNAAFFQQVLPGRDAPLGTPGSASALGRIGVDTPMIAAMPANCA; this comes from the coding sequence ATGACCCATGTGATCGGCAAGGAATGCTTGGACGTGGCTGAGAAGTCTTGCGTGCAGGAATGCCCCGTTGACTGCATTTACGAAGGCGCCCGAACGATGTACATCAACCCGGAAGAGTGCGTTGACTGCGGCGCGTGCAAACCGGCATGTCGGCTTGACGCCATCCACTGGGAAGGCGATCTACCTGACGACGAGCTGCAGTTCCTCGCCGACAACGCCGCCTTCTTCCAGCAGGTTCTCCCAGGGCGGGATGCTCCGCTGGGCACGCCCGGCAGCGCAAGCGCTCTCGGGCGTATCGGCGTCGACACGCCGATGATCGCGGCGATGCCGGCCAACTGCGCCTAA
- a CDS encoding universal stress protein, which yields MSAETTKYGIVVAVDGSEESDAAIKWATSEAALRRVPVTLLHVVAPIVVGWPVGQLYKDMPDWQKDIADSVLAHARKTASESFEGSEPPEVRTELAYANAVSTLIEASKQAQLVVVGSQGIGALGRLLLGSVSSALVQHAHCPVAVVRTGEDALPDAGKAVVVGIDGSPASEAATALAFEEASRRGVELIALHAWSDVGVFPALGMDWQDRENQGQEVLAERLAGWQEQYPDVHVQRSLVCDTPAKWLLEASEQAQLVVVGSRGRGGFPGMLLGSVSSAVVHSAKVPVIVVRS from the coding sequence ATGTCAGCGGAAACAACGAAATACGGAATAGTGGTGGCTGTCGATGGCTCGGAGGAATCTGACGCGGCCATCAAATGGGCAACCAGCGAAGCAGCTTTGCGCCGGGTGCCGGTCACCTTGCTGCATGTGGTCGCCCCCATCGTCGTCGGCTGGCCGGTCGGACAGCTCTATAAGGACATGCCGGATTGGCAGAAGGACATCGCGGACAGCGTTCTTGCACACGCCCGCAAGACGGCGTCGGAGAGCTTCGAGGGATCTGAACCACCTGAGGTACGTACCGAATTAGCCTATGCCAATGCGGTTTCGACACTCATCGAAGCCTCAAAACAGGCGCAGCTGGTCGTAGTGGGGAGCCAGGGAATCGGCGCACTCGGCCGCCTACTGCTGGGCTCGGTCAGCTCGGCGCTCGTCCAGCACGCCCACTGCCCCGTGGCTGTTGTTCGAACTGGAGAAGACGCCCTACCCGACGCTGGCAAAGCGGTGGTCGTCGGCATCGACGGGTCCCCGGCGTCGGAAGCCGCGACGGCTCTGGCGTTCGAGGAGGCCTCCCGCCGCGGCGTCGAACTGATTGCCCTGCACGCGTGGAGTGACGTCGGAGTGTTCCCGGCGCTCGGGATGGATTGGCAGGACAGGGAAAATCAAGGGCAAGAGGTACTCGCTGAACGCCTCGCCGGGTGGCAGGAACAGTACCCGGATGTCCATGTGCAGCGCTCTCTGGTGTGTGACACGCCGGCGAAATGGCTGCTCGAGGCTTCCGAGCAAGCGCAGCTGGTGGTTGTCGGAAGTCGTGGTCGCGGGGGATTTCCCGGCATGCTGCTGGGCTCGGTGAGCTCTGCGGTGGTCCATTCCGCCAAAGTGCCGGTGATCGTGGTTCGTTCATAG